The DNA sequence TTCTTTTATGATATTGAAAACTTCTACAGGTGAAGATGCCTTACGTAAAGCATTCCTGAATGTTTTATCCTTGAGCAGCCGCGCTATCTTTGCAAGTGCTTTAAGATGCAGCCCTATGGATTTTGTAGGTGCCAGTATGAGAAAGATAATGTAAACAGGTTCACCATCAAGAGCATCAAAAGAAACGCCATTTTCTGAGATACCAACTGCTCCTACAAGATTTTCAATCTGGTCTGTCTTGGTATGTGGAACTGCAATACCGCCTCCTATCCCAGTTGAACCTAACTTTTCTCTTTCCAGTACACTCTCAAGTATTTCATCAGTATTGTTGATGTATCCTCTCTTTTTCAATAGGTCCAGTAATTCTGCAATTGCTCCTTTTGTTTCTCTACTCTTAATCCCTATTAATATACAATCATCCTTCAAAAAATCTGTTATTTTCATCCTGTCCTCTCCTTTTTCAGTTATATTTTATAGTTTTTTGCCACTACTTTATCATGCATCTTTCTTGTCTGCATTTTTGCTCTATCAAACAATTTTTCAACACTTCTATTCATATCATTATCCTCATCTTTGAGAAAGATATTATAACTTTTAGAATGAATTTTTATTTCACTGATGTAGATAGCCCCTTCTTTTTTTATATGAAATTCAGCATGTCCCTCATCAAAGAGAAATTTTCTCAACCGTTCAAATTTATCTCTAATATACTCTTCAAATCCTTTATCTATAGGAACTGCTGAGTGAATTTTTATTTCCATTAGCACCTCCATATTATTCAATACGTGACAATTCCATTTCAGGAAAGTAATACTTTAGTATCTGTTTATAATCCCAGCCATTTTCTGCCATCTTTTTTGCGCCCCACTGGCACATTCCGACTCCATGTCCATAACCTCTACCCTCAAATATAAAAAAATTATTCTCTCTCTTTATATTAAAATTTGTACTGGGAATTATTTCAGGATTATTGAAAGATACATATTTATTTCCATTAACCATCATCCTGAATCTATGTCCCGTCAGGTTTATAATTTTACCATCTTTTCCTGCTAATCTCAAGGAAATCACACGACCTGTATTATCTCTTTTTTCAATAGATATCTTTTCAATATATGGCAATCCCAGTATTTTTGATAGTTTTTCCTGTGAGAATGACTTTTTCCATAAAGAGTAGGGGCTTTCAATACAGTAAGGATCTTCTACTGAAGAGATGTGAAAATAACTTCCTCCCCATACATCCGATGTTTTTGCCGTATGTCCACCGCAGGTAGCGTGGAAAAATACCTGAACAATATTTCCATTATAAGTTAAAATCTCTCCTTCTGTATCTTTTACTGCTTTTTCTATTTTTTCACAGCAATTTGCATCATATACCTGATGGAATATAGAATTCTCAATATCGTATGGAAGTTCTTTTTTTCTACTCTCATTTATCATATATACAGCAAATGTACGAGATACAACCGCCTGTGCTTTTAATGCTTCTTCAGGCCAGAGAGAATCCATCTCTTTTGAAAGAACTCCTACAAGATAGTTTTCTATATCAAGGGTATTAATAGTCAGATTATTTCCATATTTTTTAACACATACCCTTATATCCTGACAGAAAACCATACCTGTAAATAATAAAATACTAATGAGAACTTTTTTCTGTATATATCTGTGCATTTACATTCCCTTTAATATCAAGAGAGTTTTTCTCAAGATTATAGTACATTATGTCTCCAGAAAAATAATTGTCTCCCCGTTTTATAATAGGGGATATCTCCATAATAATAGTTTTTTCTGTTTCTCTATAAGTAAGTTTTTTACAACTGCCTTCCATTGTTATATCTTTCGTTTTTATATCTCTGTAGACAATTTTTATATTACCTGTAATTATAATGGTTTTGACTTTCTTTTCGTCAGGGTCTATTTTAATTTCACCAGAACCTTCTTTCCCTGTTGATATTTCTATAATCTCTGTTCCTGTTGAGAGTGATAATTGTGGAGTGTTTATTGATGCTTCTTGGGAAGAGATTTCAGCACTTTCACCCTCTAAAACAAAGCCAGCCCTCTTGTCTGTAAATTGTTTCAATGTAAAGTTTTTTATCTCTTCTTCTGGTTTTTCTAATGCTTTATTTTCTTCTTTTCTAACACATCCACATATCAGAAGTAAAACTATAATGATGCTAAAAACTTTTTTAGAATGTTTTCCCATACACCTTTCCCTTTTAGAATGACTTCAACCGTCTCTCTGAATACACCATCCCCTCCGGCTTTCTTACATATATAGTCAGCGATATTTTTAATCTCTTTACAGGCATTATAAGGAGCAACAGAAAACCCTGCTTGCTTCATTATATTAAAATCTTGGAGGTCATCACCGATATAACATATCTCTTGCCATCTTATACCTTTCTTTGTTATAAATTTTTCTATCGCTGAGAGTTTATTCTCTACACCTTCAATATAACAGTCAACTTTAATTTCAGAAAACCGTTTTTTGGTCTCTTCTGATTTCTTGGCACTTATAACTATTGTTTTTATACCTGCTATTGAAAGTAGTTTAAAACCAGTTCCATCTTTTGTGTTAAAATTGCGGTATATCTCCCCTTTGAAATAGAAAATCTTTCCGTTTG is a window from the bacterium genome containing:
- a CDS encoding HAD hydrolase family protein; translated protein: MNIENIKVVATDIDGVLTNGKIFYFKGEIYRNFNTKDGTGFKLLSIAGIKTIVISAKKSEETKKRFSEIKVDCYIEGVENKLSAIEKFITKKGIRWQEICYIGDDLQDFNIMKQAGFSVAPYNACKEIKNIADYICKKAGGDGVFRETVEVILKGKGVWENILKKFLASL
- a CDS encoding PTS sugar transporter subunit IIA, whose amino-acid sequence is MKITDFLKDDCILIGIKSRETKGAIAELLDLLKKRGYINNTDEILESVLEREKLGSTGIGGGIAVPHTKTDQIENLVGAVGISENGVSFDALDGEPVYIIFLILAPTKSIGLHLKALAKIARLLKDKTFRNALRKASSPVEVFNIIKEDEEKLTTIS
- a CDS encoding SpoIID/LytB domain-containing protein; translated protein: MHRYIQKKVLISILLFTGMVFCQDIRVCVKKYGNNLTINTLDIENYLVGVLSKEMDSLWPEEALKAQAVVSRTFAVYMINESRKKELPYDIENSIFHQVYDANCCEKIEKAVKDTEGEILTYNGNIVQVFFHATCGGHTAKTSDVWGGSYFHISSVEDPYCIESPYSLWKKSFSQEKLSKILGLPYIEKISIEKRDNTGRVISLRLAGKDGKIINLTGHRFRMMVNGNKYVSFNNPEIIPSTNFNIKRENNFFIFEGRGYGHGVGMCQWGAKKMAENGWDYKQILKYYFPEMELSRIE
- a CDS encoding HPF/RaiA family ribosome-associated protein: MEIKIHSAVPIDKGFEEYIRDKFERLRKFLFDEGHAEFHIKKEGAIYISEIKIHSKSYNIFLKDEDNDMNRSVEKLFDRAKMQTRKMHDKVVAKNYKI